The genome window AGCACCTCGCCGAGGTTGGCGTGCAGCGGGTCGGTGACCGCGCCGACGACGCTCCCGTCGGTCACGGTGAGCCGGCGGCCCAGCGGGTAGCCGACCACGGTCACCGCGTCACCGACCTGCGGGTCGGCGTCGGCGAGGACGGGCGCGGCGGGCAGGGCGTCGACCGTGCGGACCACCGCCAGGTCCGCCAGCCCGGCCGTGCTCGCGGCCTCGGCGCCGACGTCCCGGCCGTCGTAGGTGCTCAGCTGCAGCTCCGCGGAGTCCGCGACGACGTGCCGGTTGGTGACGAGCGTGTGCTCGTCGAGCGCGAAGCCCGACCCCGTCGACAGCGCACCGCACCCGATGTTGCGGATCCGCACCGCCATGCGCTGCGCCGCGTCGAAGCCGTCCGGGGACAGCTGGGTGCCGCCCGCGGTCGCGCTGGGCGCGGGCGCCGCGCTGGGGACGACGCTCGTGGGAACGGGCGGGGGAGGCGCGGGCAGGTACGCGCAGCCGGCGAGACCGACGAGGAGGGCCAGCGTGCCGAGCGCGGCAGCCGCGGGACGGTCCGGAACCGCGGGCGTCACCGCCCGAGCTCGCTCTGCAGCTGCGTGTTGGCGTCCGTGGCGGCACCGCACACCCGCTCGACGTCCGCGCGGAACCGGGCGATGTCCGACGCGTCGTAGGACGCCGCGTCCTCCAGGTACCCGATGAGCCGCTCCTGCCCGTCGATGCACGTCGTCAGGGCGGTCGCGACGCGGCCCGCGGCCTGCGAGACGCGCGCCTGGTAGTCGGCGAGCTGCTGCTGGGCGGCGGTCGAGTCCCCGAGCTGGGCCTTCTCGTCGGCCAGCTCCGTGATGCGCGTCGTCGCGGCGGCGAGCTGCGTGCGCGTCGCGTCGAGCTCGCCGGTGGTCGCCTCGAGGTCCGCCTGCACCTGGGCGAGCTGCTCGCCGTGCGTCCGGGCGAGCTCCTCCCACCCGGCGGCGGACTCCTGCCACGCTCGCGTCGTCGACCACAGCCGCCAGCCGACGAGCCCGGCGGCCACGAGCACGCCGACGAGCACGACGGCCAGCACGACCGTGAGCCGACCGCGCCCGCGGGCCGGCACGGGGGGCGCGGGCGGCGCGGGAGCGGTCGGCGGGACGAC of Cellulomonas dongxiuzhuiae contains these proteins:
- a CDS encoding S1C family serine protease yields the protein MTPAVPDRPAAAALGTLALLVGLAGCAYLPAPPPPVPTSVVPSAAPAPSATAGGTQLSPDGFDAAQRMAVRIRNIGCGALSTGSGFALDEHTLVTNRHVVADSAELQLSTYDGRDVGAEAASTAGLADLAVVRTVDALPAAPVLADADPQVGDAVTVVGYPLGRRLTVTDGSVVGAVTDPLHANLGEVLVTDAPVEPGSSGSAALDAQGRVIGVVYAKNADGMSFLVPVSTLRAMLDDDTAFAPAPTCD